AATGGCCGCCAACAACGCCTTCTATATCGGTTCGAATGCTGCGGCCCAAACCGGCCCGAGCTATGCCAGCTCGGCAAACTGTGGGAACCCGACGCCGACTGATACCGCGGCGCTCGGTCGCCCCAACATGCACATCGTTCTCAACGTCCATGGCAATTGTGGCACGGCAACATCGGCCAAGGCGTTAAATATTTCCACGCGCCTGCGAGTTGAGATAGGAGACAACGCCATGATTGGTGGCTTCATTATCACCGGGAGCGATCCGAAGACAGTGGTGCTCCGGGGGATTGGTCCTTCCCTTGGCAGTTTCGGCATCGGCGATGTTCTGGCTGATCCCGTCCTGGAGCTGCATGGAGTCAACGGCGCGGTGATCTTCCAAAACGATAATTGGCGAGACGCCCAGGCAGCTCAGATCCAGGGCACCCCCTATCAGCCGACCGATGACCGGGAATCGGTGATGCTGGTTACTCTCCCGCCCGAAGCGTACACCGCCATTCTCACCGGGAAGAACCAGACTACCGGCGTAGGCTTGGTCGAGATTTACGACAACAGTCAGGCTGCTAATTCGCAACTGGCCAACCTCAGCACGCGGGGATTTGTTCGGACAGATAACAACGTGATGATCGGTGGCTTCATCCTTGGAGGCAGCAGCGGCAATTCACGAGTGGCTATCCGTGGCATCGGGCCGTCCCTAAGCCAGGCAGGGCTGAACAATGTCCTGGCCGATCCAACTTTGGAGTTGCACGACAGCAATGGGGCCACACTGATTGCGAACGATAATTGGCAGGATGATGCCGCCTCGGCAGCGGAGCTCTCAGCCCGCGGTCTGGCGCTTCAGGATAATCTGGAAGCAGGAATTTTCACCACGCTGCCTCCGGGCGCGTTCACAGCCATCCTGGCCGGCAAGAATGGGGGCACCGGAATCGGTCTGGTTGAAGTCTATAATCTTCAATGAAATCTCGGACCACTGACGAATTGGGGAGTATGCTCCTTCGGCCGTTGGCTCTCGGGTTGCTAATCCTGGTCATCAACCTGGCGTCGAGTGGCCCGGCTTCAGCCGCGAAGGCGCCGCCAATAGGATCTCATATCCCGGAGATCGAGCACCCTTTCGCGATTCCTGACGCTCTCTGGCGATCGCTCTTTGCCGCCACCACGCCCGACGGGAGGCAATTGTCAGCCTCACAGATCGCGCCGCTGGTTCGACGGCAATATTGGCCGGCCGGCACTTACACGAGCACGAATTGGCATCTGAAGATCGGGATTTTCCTGCTGAACGTTCGCAGTGACGGCACCGTTGCCAGCGTTGAGATTCTTCAATCCACCGGGCACAAGATCCTGGATGGCAATTGCGTCAGGGCCTTTTCCCGGTGGCGATTCCAACCCAATTCTGTGAAAGAAGTCCGGCTCCCGGCCTATTATACCAGCGGCAGGTAAAACGCCGCTACCTCGGCTGCATCGTTCCTTTTTCTTTCCGGAGGGTCTTTTGCTTCATCGAAGTAATCCGCGGCACGCCGTCCGTGATCGCGATTTGCAAATCCACCAGCACAGCAAGATTGATCCATTCTCCACGGGTCGGATTTTCCACGTAATAGTCTGCCTCGAAGCGGGCCGTGTAATTTCGATCTGGCGCCTTTTCACCCAGCTGGACGTCTCCGCGAATCGTCGCGCGGCGCGACGGCCAACGCGCGTTGTAGGCTTCCGTGTCTCGCCGGATGGAATCCAGTTGTTTTATGCCTTCCTCGAAAAGGTCTACCTTCGGCGCGAAAAACGAGGTGGCGAGATCCACGTCACTCGATTCGCTGCTTCGGACGTAGCAATGGACAAAATCGTCGATCCACGCCTTCCAGGTTCGATTGTTCCGGGGGGCGGGACCTGCCTTGTCCGGGTGGGTCGGTGCGACGCTGCTGGCCGGGGTAACTGTGGGTGAAGCAACGGCCAGCGTCGGCTCTGGGGTCGAGGTTGGACTTGGCCTTGGCTCGGGCGTGCGCACCGGCTGAACGGTTGGGGCCGCCGTTGGCTCACTCTTTGGGATCGCGGGCGCCGGCTGCCGGCGCAAGACAAAGGCAGCGGCCGCGAGGGCGAGAACGACCAGCACCGAGGCGATCGCCAGCACCTTTCCGCGGCCAGCAGATTGGGTTGCATCGGTCTGCCGCTCACTCCCGGCCGCAGATGATCGCGGCGGCGCGCTAGCGACGACAGCCGCCTTTGCGCCGTCGTCTTCGGCCGCTTGCTCGAGCAATTCCTTCACGGCCAGCTCGAGGCGCGGGATGTGTTTCGATACCGGACGCGTCAGGGCGTCGAGCCAATGAGGCGTGCTGAGGTAATATCTCAGGTCGTCGGTGAGCGGGACATCCTCGATCCGGAACCGGACGATCGGCAGGTGGGAATCCACCGCCAGCTGCACTTCCCGCAGCACCTGTTCCGAGGCGTTCGAATGGCTGGAAAAGACCAGCACCATCACTTTGCATTGTTGAATGGCCCGGGTGATTTCGCCCGGGAACGAACGCCCCGGCCGGACATCGCGCGGCGCCACCCAGCACCGGATCGCCGCATTTTCCAGGGCCGTGCAAATGGCTTCCGCTACTGTTTTATCCTGGGCCGAGTGGGAAATGAAAACGTCACGCGCCATAGAGGAGGCCAAGCCCGCCCGGTTTTACTTGCCGGGTGCCCAAGAGGCAACGGAATTCAATGAGCGGCAACCGTCTGCGCGTCGCTCGCGCCAGGAATTATTGCGACGACTCCCGCCGCAGCGGCGCGTGCGTGTATTGGAATGGCATTGACGCAATGGGCTCTTCCAGCTTTGCGCCAGCCGACCGGCGGCCGATTACGCGAACGTAGCCCAGGTAATTTCCGGCATCCGCTTCCACCGCCTGAATCTCGGTGGCATTTTCCGGGCAGATCGTCCGCTGCCATTCCCGCCATTCCCGCCAGCCTTCCGGCATGTCGTCGGCGATTTCCACCGTCACGATACCGGTCTTCTCCCAATGGCGCTTCCACCAGGCCGCCGAGTGGAGGCACCAGATTCCCGGCTCCCACCAGGCGCGCAGATGCTCGGGCACCTCGCCCTCGATCTCCTGCATCAATCCGCACCCGGCGATGCCGATCGCGCCGCCCGGTTTCACAAAGCGGGCGAGGTAATTCAGATAACGGTCGTCCGTTCCGTAATAGACGAACGAGTCAATCGAGACCACCGCGTCGAAGAACTCCTTCGCAAAGGGAAGCGACCGCGCCTCGGCGTGAATTGGGAAGACGCCGCTTTCCGCGCCGGCATCCCGGATCCGCTGAAGATTCTCCGAAACGTCGAACCACAGGTCGGTCGCCCAAACCTGCACTCCGAATTCGCGGTTTAGAAAAATGGATGATGCCGCCCGTCCGCAGCCGAGGTCCAGCACGCGCATGCCCGGTCGCAGTTCGAGTTTC
This Chthoniobacterales bacterium DNA region includes the following protein-coding sequences:
- a CDS encoding energy transducer TonB, whose amino-acid sequence is MKSRTTDELGSMLLRPLALGLLILVINLASSGPASAAKAPPIGSHIPEIEHPFAIPDALWRSLFAATTPDGRQLSASQIAPLVRRQYWPAGTYTSTNWHLKIGIFLLNVRSDGTVASVEILQSTGHKILDGNCVRAFSRWRFQPNSVKEVRLPAYYTSGR
- a CDS encoding TIR domain-containing protein, giving the protein MARDVFISHSAQDKTVAEAICTALENAAIRCWVAPRDVRPGRSFPGEITRAIQQCKVMVLVFSSHSNASEQVLREVQLAVDSHLPIVRFRIEDVPLTDDLRYYLSTPHWLDALTRPVSKHIPRLELAVKELLEQAAEDDGAKAAVVASAPPRSSAAGSERQTDATQSAGRGKVLAIASVLVVLALAAAAFVLRRQPAPAIPKSEPTAAPTVQPVRTPEPRPSPTSTPEPTLAVASPTVTPASSVAPTHPDKAGPAPRNNRTWKAWIDDFVHCYVRSSESSDVDLATSFFAPKVDLFEEGIKQLDSIRRDTEAYNARWPSRRATIRGDVQLGEKAPDRNYTARFEADYYVENPTRGEWINLAVLVDLQIAITDGVPRITSMKQKTLRKEKGTMQPR
- a CDS encoding methyltransferase domain-containing protein, yielding MDQRFLSERFPRSSAYSPEWVVASVSSGANALRITEWLTEKLELRPGMRVLDLGCGRAASSIFLNREFGVQVWATDLWFDVSENLQRIRDAGAESGVFPIHAEARSLPFAKEFFDAVVSIDSFVYYGTDDRYLNYLARFVKPGGAIGIAGCGLMQEIEGEVPEHLRAWWEPGIWCLHSAAWWKRHWEKTGIVTVEIADDMPEGWREWREWQRTICPENATEIQAVEADAGNYLGYVRVIGRRSAGAKLEEPIASMPFQYTHAPLRRESSQ